A window of Ranitomeya variabilis isolate aRanVar5 chromosome 2, aRanVar5.hap1, whole genome shotgun sequence contains these coding sequences:
- the LOC143808975 gene encoding uncharacterized protein LOC143808975: protein MGVLSTQPYSRKHRKEKCGTNQAAAAAAPAAAAEGSPRQSQSRRTRRRGRLSASQRAPAEEDDDDDDIDIENLIEEVREREPLWNMADRRHADTGVTRRLWDEVCRNLFPRRESLHPQQQSKLVGKIRKRWRSLRDRFKREFNDEMKAPSGSAGRKRSKYKYGQALSFLRRTMLSRVTFSSHRAPASSSAPSGAIPPESATEGHVGRPHTSVPSSDPSSDPSVPSTSSVPSSGALLQPSLLASDAEQIAFPLPHPSDPATLTPPLGSWRQRQRGQEKSYAPEFLHLNASFQGSFKILGEQVTAGFNMVQSRISETSRETSSRLDRLHSAVSPDPANIFFNSMLRTMEKLSFEQQMRVMNTCHNALLQAVNESTHTPRHTSTPIPHHTPHYQTQPQYPHQHHYQTQPQSPHQHHYQTQSHYPTQSQYPTQSPQQSRPPDQITSPMFSLLNFSLPPTPTPPPSGQPLGLPPPSTAPQTSRVSPPIDVVQPSCPSSSHISTQQFQDL from the exons ATGGGTGTGTTGTCAACACAGCCATATAGCAGGAAACACAGAAAGGAGAAATGTGGCACTAACCAA gctgctgctgctgctgctcctgctgctgccgctgaaggttctcccagacaatcccagagtcggcggactcgtcgccgcggtcggctatca gcttcacagcgtgctcccgcagaagaggatgatgatgatgacgacattgatatcgagaatctcatcgaggaggttcgcgagcgggagccgctgtggaacatggctgaccgcaggcatgctgataccggtgtcacccgtcggctctgggacgaagtgtgtcgcaacctgtttccaaggcgggagagccttcatcctcagcagcagagcaaactag ttggaaagattaggaagcggtggcggtcactgagggatcgctttaagagggaattcaatgatgagatgaaggccccgagtggctctgcaggaaggaagaggagcaaatataaatatggccaggccctctccttcctgaggcgaaccatgctaagcagagt caccttctccagccaccgggcgcctgcatcttcctctgcgccctctggagcgatccctcctgagtccgccactgagggccacgtcggtaggccccacacctctgtcccctcctctgacccctcctctgacccctctgtcccctccacttcatccgtcccaagcagtggagcattattgcagccttcattgctcgcatctgatgctgaacagatagcgtttcctttaccccacccctctgatcctgccaccttgacaccaccattaggttcgtggcggcagcgacagaggggtcaggaaaagagctatgctcctgagttcttgcacctgaatgcatccttccaaggctctttcaaaattttgggagagcaagtgactgctggtttcaacatggtgcagtcacgcatcagtgaaacaagccgtgaaaccagcagtcgcttggataggctgcattcagctgtaagtcccgatccggccaatattttttttaactccatGCTCAGGACCATGGAGAAActatcttttgagcaacagatgcgggtaatgaatacctgccataatgctctactgcaggccgttaacgagtctacccacacacctcgccacacctccactccaattccacaccataccccccattaccaaacccagccccaatacccacaccagcaccattaccaaacccagccccaatccccacaccagcaccattaccaaacccagtcccactaccctacccagtcacaatacccaacccagtccccacaacaatcccggcccccagaccaaattacttccccaatgttttccttactcaacttttctcttccccctaccccaacaccacccccctctggtcagcctcttggtttaccccccccttccactgcaccccaaacaagtagggtttccccacctatcgacgtggtccaaccttcctgcccctcctcctctcatatctccacccaacagttTCAAGATTTGTAA